A DNA window from Guyparkeria halophila contains the following coding sequences:
- a CDS encoding OmpA/MotB family protein, translating into MSADPSKQELELQEARVAAAARDGGRPWSEGWEPDARQVEDDQNYWLLTMVDLMTLLLTLFVLLAAYAYQHKAQNPIEPGSGAQTNQPANTDQPAASDATGDTDPPETVIGGDKPNPDARTASGDALIGERHERLFAEPGDAESHQQAPDRTAGSTMDAAGRDSGGQANETANDKAADQARALAGQFADMGDDVEVSTIADRVQLRVKDNILFPTAEAGLSQAGRELLTRLADRLDDSDYRITVEGHTDNRPIQTWRYPSNWELSAARAAAVVRELIDAGIRPRRLHAVGLADTQPIAGNGTAAGRAENRRVDLVLELPAAEENAR; encoded by the coding sequence GTGAGCGCCGACCCCAGCAAGCAGGAACTCGAACTCCAGGAGGCTCGGGTCGCCGCGGCCGCCCGTGACGGCGGACGGCCGTGGAGCGAGGGCTGGGAACCCGACGCCCGTCAGGTCGAGGACGATCAGAACTACTGGTTGCTGACCATGGTCGACCTGATGACCTTGTTGCTGACCCTGTTCGTCCTGCTTGCCGCCTACGCCTACCAGCACAAGGCACAGAATCCGATCGAGCCGGGCAGCGGCGCGCAGACCAACCAGCCGGCCAACACCGACCAGCCGGCCGCCAGCGACGCCACCGGCGACACCGACCCGCCCGAGACGGTCATCGGGGGCGACAAGCCAAACCCGGACGCCCGCACCGCCAGCGGCGATGCCCTGATCGGCGAGCGCCACGAGCGACTGTTCGCCGAACCGGGCGATGCCGAATCCCACCAACAAGCCCCCGATCGGACGGCCGGTTCGACCATGGATGCCGCTGGCAGGGATTCAGGCGGCCAGGCCAATGAAACGGCGAACGACAAGGCCGCGGACCAGGCTCGAGCCCTGGCCGGGCAATTCGCGGACATGGGCGACGACGTCGAGGTCTCGACCATCGCCGACCGGGTGCAGTTGCGCGTCAAGGATAATATCCTCTTCCCCACCGCCGAGGCCGGCCTGTCGCAAGCGGGGCGCGAGTTGCTGACCCGATTGGCCGATCGTCTGGACGACAGCGACTATCGCATCACCGTCGAGGGCCATACCGACAATCGGCCCATCCAGACCTGGCGTTACCCCTCCAACTGGGAGCTGTCGGCAGCCCGGGCCGCGGCCGTGGTGCGCGAGTTGATCGATGCCGGCATCCGCCCCCGCCGGCTGCATGCGGTCGGACTGGCCGATACCCAGCCCATCGCCGGCAACGGCACCGCCGCCGGACGCGCCGAGAACCGCCGCGTGGATCTGGTGCTGGAGCTGCCCGCCGCCGAGGAGAATGCACGATGA
- a CDS encoding putative bifunctional diguanylate cyclase/phosphodiesterase, whose amino-acid sequence MRLLPLPLQFLLFILAQLALSAGLVFYLGSLAQSNVETFAEASRGFVETQKSIEQIRNEYAGVAAKVEREVAGFAPGARRDVSDLRTELTQIASAIRGSVALAPLRENHPGAINRLADSIETQARSLVEANQSVASAQSDQVARIQTRLAEQRAAIMTDGFGGLIDAANDELESTMRAIRGANAAVTENYQFVLIVFVALQALLLMLVLWLTNRQIRQLAEITERIVAGQQASAGAQQKRRDQLGRIARAVQQFRSSLVSLSNSREQLQAMLKKHDKESLSRRRAEDSLALTASVFDEVQEAVLVTDIQGFVSRANPAAESLLEMSTTKLAERPLLETLLDQPSHVVAPIWKHVLEQGEWRSEIEFTRPEDDRTLIALVSIRLVGEPREKRGHVIVVINDHTEIRARENEVLALARQDRVTDRLNRGYFVQQVDTQIQTHPDQPFALVALGLDGFTAFNEALGRRFGDRILRVMGDRLAEITDPRALLARIDGDEFAFLIFANNAAELESKVDEAMRQAHAHITQRVDLAGYRLDIRASVTSAQFPAEGQTAEELLRITDNGLSQAKAEGGNRIIGHAGGHTHAAQRRFELTQALGKALGNRELRVHYQPQVSLASGALVGFEALMRWRYRGDWISPAEFIPLAEEHNLIGEFTEWALNNACRRIADWQRQAGQELTISINVPPQLLLLDKVDERLIQLAKAAGLPTSSIVLEITESDFGSDPSLLAERLHQLAMHGFAIAIDDFGTGHSSLAYLNNLPISKLKIDKQFVDEIERSEDARKLLESILAMAEKLEFEVVIEGVETPQQLVELRKFGSRLQIQGFVFSRPFDEDYWDGEFMHGKLPSYPVPEIQPSRQTD is encoded by the coding sequence ATGCGACTGCTCCCCCTGCCGCTACAATTTCTGCTCTTCATCCTCGCCCAGTTGGCCCTGAGTGCCGGCCTGGTCTTCTACCTGGGCAGTCTGGCCCAGTCGAACGTCGAGACCTTCGCCGAGGCCAGCCGCGGCTTCGTCGAGACGCAAAAGTCGATCGAGCAGATCCGAAACGAGTACGCCGGCGTCGCCGCCAAGGTCGAACGCGAGGTCGCCGGATTCGCGCCAGGCGCTCGCCGCGATGTCTCCGATCTCCGCACCGAGCTCACCCAGATCGCCTCGGCCATTCGCGGCAGCGTGGCCCTGGCCCCGCTACGAGAAAACCACCCCGGCGCCATCAACCGGCTCGCCGATTCGATCGAAACCCAGGCGCGCAGCCTGGTCGAGGCCAACCAGAGTGTCGCCTCGGCTCAGAGTGACCAGGTGGCACGCATTCAGACTCGGCTGGCCGAACAGCGAGCCGCGATCATGACCGACGGATTCGGCGGGCTGATAGACGCGGCAAACGACGAACTCGAATCGACCATGCGGGCCATCCGCGGCGCCAATGCGGCGGTCACCGAAAATTACCAGTTCGTCCTGATCGTGTTCGTCGCGCTGCAAGCCCTGCTGCTGATGCTGGTGCTCTGGCTGACGAACCGACAGATCCGCCAGCTGGCCGAGATCACCGAGCGCATCGTCGCCGGCCAGCAGGCGAGTGCCGGGGCCCAACAGAAACGCCGCGACCAGCTGGGGCGGATCGCGCGCGCCGTGCAACAGTTCCGCAGCTCGCTGGTCAGCCTGTCGAACTCCCGCGAGCAACTCCAGGCGATGCTCAAGAAGCACGACAAGGAATCCCTGAGTCGCCGGCGCGCCGAGGACTCACTGGCCCTGACCGCCTCGGTCTTCGACGAGGTACAGGAAGCGGTGCTCGTGACTGATATTCAGGGCTTCGTCAGCCGCGCCAACCCGGCGGCCGAATCACTGCTCGAGATGAGCACCACCAAACTGGCCGAACGCCCCTTGCTGGAGACCCTGCTCGACCAGCCCAGCCACGTGGTGGCGCCGATCTGGAAGCACGTCCTGGAACAGGGCGAGTGGCGCAGCGAGATCGAGTTCACCCGGCCGGAAGACGACAGGACGCTGATTGCCCTGGTTTCCATCCGGCTGGTCGGCGAACCGCGGGAAAAACGCGGCCACGTGATCGTGGTGATCAACGATCACACCGAGATCCGTGCCCGCGAGAACGAGGTCCTGGCGCTTGCCCGCCAGGACCGGGTCACCGACCGCCTCAACCGCGGCTACTTCGTGCAGCAGGTCGATACCCAGATCCAGACCCACCCGGACCAACCGTTCGCCCTGGTCGCCCTGGGTCTGGACGGATTCACCGCCTTCAACGAGGCCTTGGGACGACGATTCGGTGATCGCATTCTGCGGGTCATGGGCGATCGCCTGGCCGAGATCACCGACCCGCGGGCCCTGCTCGCCCGTATCGATGGGGACGAATTCGCCTTCCTGATCTTCGCGAACAATGCCGCCGAGCTGGAATCGAAGGTCGACGAGGCGATGCGCCAGGCCCATGCCCACATCACCCAACGCGTGGATCTGGCCGGTTACCGACTGGATATCCGCGCCAGCGTCACCTCGGCGCAATTCCCCGCCGAGGGGCAGACCGCCGAGGAGTTGCTGCGCATCACCGACAACGGACTCTCGCAGGCCAAGGCAGAGGGCGGCAACCGCATCATCGGTCACGCCGGGGGCCATACCCACGCCGCACAGCGGCGCTTCGAGCTCACCCAGGCACTGGGCAAGGCACTGGGCAACCGCGAGCTCCGGGTGCACTACCAGCCGCAGGTGTCCCTGGCCAGTGGCGCGCTGGTGGGATTCGAGGCCCTGATGCGCTGGCGTTACCGCGGCGACTGGATCTCGCCGGCCGAGTTCATTCCGCTGGCCGAGGAGCACAACCTGATCGGGGAATTCACCGAGTGGGCGCTCAACAACGCCTGTCGACGCATCGCGGACTGGCAGCGCCAGGCCGGCCAGGAACTGACCATCTCGATCAACGTCCCGCCGCAACTGCTGCTGCTCGACAAGGTCGACGAACGCCTGATCCAGCTGGCCAAGGCCGCCGGCCTGCCCACCTCCTCGATCGTGCTCGAGATCACCGAGAGCGATTTCGGCTCCGACCCGAGCCTGCTGGCCGAACGCCTGCACCAATTGGCCATGCATGGGTTTGCCATCGCCATCGACGATTTCGGTACCGGCCACTCGTCACTGGCCTACCTCAACAACCTGCCGATCTCGAAGCTCAAGATCGACAAGCAGTTCGTCGACGAGATCGAGCGCAGCGAGGACGCGCGCAAGCTGCTCGAATCGATCCTCGCGATGGCGGAAAAACTCGAGTTCGAGGTGGTGATCGAAGGCGTGGAAACACCGCAGCAACTGGTCGAATTGCGCAAGTTCGGCAGTCGCCTGCAGATCCAGGGATTCGTCTTCTCCCGACCCTTCGACGAGGACTACTGGGACGGCGAGTTCATGCACGGCAAGCTACCCAGCTATCCGGTGCCCGAGATCCAGCCAAGCCGTCAGACCGACTGA
- a CDS encoding motility protein A, which translates to MNPSTLLGMFSGLAIVVAAIGLSAEDPANFLNLPGLLLVVGGTVAATLVSYPLHEVLRVFRVFGIVLKNERLYAERDINELVEVSKLKFQGQISRADEKLNRIKNPFLRSGMQMVLDGASSEDLITLLQWRIARMRARERAEAQIFRTMATFAPAFGMLGTLLGLINMLSAMDADQFGAIGTNMALALITTLYGILLSNMLFKPIALKLERRTEQRVMLMNMMVEGVLLMQEERSPAFIRETLGSFLAQSEDELRDGDRQRSRSKGRSGGRSASPRRRPRQASE; encoded by the coding sequence GCTACTCGGCATGTTCTCCGGCCTCGCGATCGTGGTCGCCGCCATTGGCCTCTCCGCCGAGGATCCCGCCAATTTCCTCAACCTGCCGGGCCTGTTGCTGGTCGTCGGCGGGACGGTGGCGGCCACCCTGGTGAGCTACCCGCTGCACGAGGTGCTGCGGGTCTTTCGCGTGTTCGGCATCGTGCTCAAGAACGAGCGACTCTACGCCGAACGCGACATCAACGAGCTGGTCGAGGTCTCCAAGCTCAAGTTCCAGGGCCAGATCAGCCGGGCGGACGAGAAACTCAATCGCATCAAGAATCCGTTCCTCCGCTCGGGCATGCAGATGGTGTTGGACGGCGCGTCTTCCGAGGACCTGATCACCCTGCTGCAATGGCGCATCGCCCGCATGCGTGCCCGCGAACGGGCCGAGGCACAGATCTTCCGCACCATGGCCACCTTCGCACCGGCCTTCGGCATGCTCGGCACCCTACTCGGACTGATCAACATGCTCTCGGCCATGGATGCCGACCAGTTCGGCGCCATCGGCACCAACATGGCGCTCGCGCTCATCACCACGCTCTACGGCATCCTGCTGTCGAACATGTTGTTCAAGCCGATCGCACTCAAGCTCGAGCGCCGTACCGAGCAGCGTGTGATGTTGATGAACATGATGGTCGAGGGCGTGCTGCTGATGCAGGAAGAGCGCTCGCCGGCCTTCATCCGCGAGACCCTCGGTTCGTTCCTCGCCCAGAGCGAGGATGAACTGCGTGACGGCGACCGCCAACGCAGTCGCAGCAAGGGGCGATCCGGTGGCCGCAGCGCGAGTCCGCGCCGGCGCCCGAGACAGGCCAGCGAGTGA
- a CDS encoding HIT family protein has product MSDDHTTPADWCLHPRLKADSFPIFDHGRLQFRLINDRRFVWTLIVPMHPGAEQLHRLPPDWRNEALAGLQALSETLEYLYHPDRLNTGAIGNLVDQLHLHCVVRFGDDPAWPGVVWGAGEREPMKPIELLARIQPIAAGLGDALARNSERTA; this is encoded by the coding sequence ATGAGCGATGACCACACCACCCCCGCGGATTGGTGCCTGCACCCGCGTCTCAAGGCCGACAGCTTCCCGATATTCGATCATGGCCGGCTGCAGTTTCGGCTGATCAACGACCGACGTTTTGTCTGGACCCTGATCGTGCCGATGCATCCCGGTGCCGAGCAACTGCATCGACTCCCGCCCGACTGGCGCAACGAGGCGCTTGCCGGCCTTCAGGCCCTGAGCGAGACCCTCGAATACCTCTACCACCCGGATCGGCTCAACACGGGGGCGATCGGCAACCTCGTTGACCAGCTCCATCTGCATTGCGTGGTTCGGTTCGGTGACGATCCGGCCTGGCCAGGGGTAGTCTGGGGGGCCGGCGAACGCGAACCGATGAAACCGATCGAACTGCTCGCCCGCATCCAGCCGATCGCCGCTGGACTCGGGGATGCCCTTGCGCGAAACTCTGAGCGCACCGCGTAG